The following proteins are encoded in a genomic region of Variovorax paradoxus:
- the fabG gene encoding 3-oxoacyl-ACP reductase FabG has protein sequence MSLEGKRALITGASGALGAAMAERLAREGAMVLLHANSRPEAVEQLAATIAAAGGKAECHVFDLRSDEACRVACERMLEGGPVQVVVNNAGVHDDAVLPGMRAEQWHKVIDVSLNGFFRVTQPLLLPMMRTRWGRVINISSVSALTGNRGQVNYAAAKGALNSATKALSLEVASRGVTVNAIAPGIIASPMADAVFDPAVVNQMVPMKRAGTPQEVAALASFLASDEAAYITGQVISINGGMI, from the coding sequence ATGAGCCTCGAAGGAAAACGCGCGTTGATCACCGGTGCCAGTGGCGCCTTGGGTGCCGCCATGGCCGAGCGCCTGGCGCGCGAAGGCGCCATGGTGTTGCTGCATGCCAATTCGCGCCCGGAAGCGGTGGAGCAGCTGGCGGCCACCATTGCGGCCGCCGGCGGCAAGGCCGAGTGCCATGTGTTCGACCTGCGAAGCGACGAGGCCTGCCGGGTGGCGTGCGAACGCATGCTCGAAGGCGGACCGGTCCAGGTCGTCGTCAACAACGCGGGCGTGCACGACGATGCCGTATTGCCCGGCATGCGCGCCGAGCAGTGGCACAAGGTCATCGACGTCTCGCTCAACGGATTCTTCCGCGTGACGCAGCCGCTGCTGCTGCCGATGATGCGCACGCGTTGGGGGCGCGTCATCAACATTTCGTCCGTTTCGGCGCTGACCGGCAACCGCGGGCAAGTCAACTATGCCGCTGCCAAGGGCGCGCTCAACAGCGCGACCAAGGCGCTGTCGCTCGAAGTGGCGTCGCGCGGCGTCACGGTCAACGCCATTGCGCCGGGCATCATTGCTTCGCCCATGGCCGACGCGGTGTTCGACCCTGCCGTCGTCAACCAGATGGTGCCGATGAAGCGCGCCGGAACGCCGCAGGAAGTGGCGGCGCTCGCTTCATTCCTGGCCAGCGACGAGGCCGCCTACATCACGGGGCAGGTGATTTCGATCAATGGCGGAATGATTTAA
- a CDS encoding hydroxymyristoyl-ACP dehydratase has translation MTTAPQTLDCAGIAQRIPHSGSMCLLDRLERWDAESIHCSTRTHAQPDNPLRTAGGLLAPNAIEYAAQAMALHGGLLAAEGSAPSAGFLASARNVRFSTARLDDVAGALQVEARRLSGDTNQILYEFAVKAEGGLVLAEGRAVVVLNTPLATGAIAS, from the coding sequence GTGACAACGGCCCCGCAAACGCTCGACTGTGCGGGCATTGCGCAGCGCATTCCGCACAGCGGCAGCATGTGCCTGCTCGACCGGCTCGAGCGCTGGGACGCCGAATCCATCCATTGCAGCACCCGCACGCATGCGCAGCCGGACAATCCGCTGCGCACCGCGGGCGGACTGCTCGCGCCCAATGCCATCGAATACGCCGCGCAGGCCATGGCGCTGCACGGCGGCCTGCTGGCCGCCGAGGGAAGCGCCCCTTCGGCCGGCTTTCTGGCCAGTGCGCGCAATGTGCGCTTTTCGACCGCTCGGCTCGACGACGTTGCCGGCGCATTGCAGGTGGAGGCGCGACGCCTCTCCGGCGACACGAACCAGATCCTTTATGAATTCGCGGTGAAGGCCGAGGGCGGTCTCGTGCTGGCCGAAGGCCGCGCCGTGGTGGTGTTGAACACACCGCTCGCAACCGGAGCCATCGCCTCATGA
- a CDS encoding class I SAM-dependent methyltransferase, which translates to MSAVLPSSTRTTDSAWHELHEAATVPYKKGGSFAWHFARGKLGRDPVFRGLLERGLIGSAHRRVVDIGCGQGLFASLLASMGLMQAQGRWPASWPSTPAAADYTGIELMPKDVARAEASIGHLQPTPKLVCADMCSAPLPDCDLVVILDVLHYVNIEAQNGVLQRVRDALQRAGNANARLLLRVGDASSKRGFAISQWVDRTVTRIRGHKVSPTWGRPLADWVAVLQQLGFRVQSIPMSKGTPFANVLLVADLEPSA; encoded by the coding sequence ATGAGCGCGGTGCTGCCTTCTTCGACCCGCACGACCGACAGCGCCTGGCACGAGCTGCACGAGGCCGCCACGGTTCCCTACAAGAAGGGCGGCAGCTTCGCCTGGCATTTCGCGCGCGGCAAGCTGGGGCGCGACCCGGTATTTCGCGGGCTGCTCGAACGCGGGCTGATCGGTTCGGCGCATCGGCGCGTGGTCGATATCGGCTGCGGGCAGGGGCTCTTCGCGAGCTTGCTGGCGTCGATGGGCCTCATGCAGGCGCAGGGCCGCTGGCCGGCGTCATGGCCGTCGACCCCGGCCGCGGCCGACTACACGGGCATCGAACTGATGCCCAAGGACGTGGCCCGGGCCGAAGCTTCCATCGGGCATCTGCAACCGACACCCAAACTGGTCTGCGCCGACATGTGTTCGGCGCCGCTGCCGGACTGCGACCTGGTCGTGATTCTCGACGTGCTGCACTACGTGAACATCGAAGCGCAGAACGGTGTTCTCCAGCGCGTGCGCGATGCATTGCAGCGCGCCGGCAATGCGAATGCACGGCTGCTGCTGCGCGTGGGCGATGCATCGAGCAAGCGCGGTTTCGCCATCAGCCAGTGGGTCGACCGCACCGTGACGCGCATCCGCGGCCACAAGGTGTCGCCCACCTGGGGCCGTCCGCTGGCCGACTGGGTGGCGGTGCTGCAGCAATTGGGTTTCCGCGTGCAGAGCATTCCGATGAGCAAGGGAACGCCCTTTGCCAACGTGCTGCTGGTGGCCGACCTGGAGCCTTCCGCGTGA
- a CDS encoding polysaccharide deacetylase family protein yields the protein MGESRAMSSASAAPSESWPWPPAIRASAALHVAAIGAGALVPGAMPWAIGAVVLNHVLITGAGLTPRSSLLGPNVTRLPEAAGVRREVAITIDDGPEPDVTPRVLDLLDAHGQRATFFCIAERVLAQPALAREIVARGHSIQNHTARHRHNFSFLGPRGFASEIARAQDILTDITGQRPTCFRAPAGLRNPFLEPVLHRLGLSLVSWTRRGFDTREGDPAKVMARLAHRLQARDILLLHDGNAARTPEGTPVLLDVLPFLLERLRADGLSAVTLPEGLKP from the coding sequence ATGGGAGAATCCCGCGCCATGTCTTCTGCCTCCGCAGCCCCGTCCGAATCCTGGCCCTGGCCTCCGGCCATTCGCGCCAGCGCCGCGTTGCATGTGGCGGCCATCGGTGCGGGCGCGCTGGTGCCCGGCGCCATGCCCTGGGCCATCGGCGCCGTGGTGCTGAACCATGTGCTGATCACCGGTGCGGGCCTCACGCCGCGCAGCAGCCTTCTGGGGCCCAACGTCACGCGCTTGCCCGAGGCGGCCGGCGTCCGGCGAGAAGTGGCGATCACCATCGACGATGGGCCCGAGCCCGATGTCACGCCCCGGGTGCTCGACCTGCTGGACGCCCATGGCCAGCGCGCCACCTTCTTCTGCATTGCCGAGCGCGTGCTCGCGCAACCGGCACTGGCGCGCGAGATCGTGGCGCGGGGCCACAGCATCCAGAACCACACCGCGCGGCACCGGCACAATTTTTCTTTTCTCGGCCCGCGCGGCTTTGCCAGCGAGATTGCGCGGGCACAAGACATCCTGACTGACATCACCGGCCAGCGCCCGACCTGTTTTCGCGCACCGGCCGGCTTGCGCAACCCGTTTCTGGAGCCGGTGCTGCACCGGCTCGGCCTTTCGCTCGTGAGCTGGACCCGCCGCGGCTTCGACACGCGCGAAGGCGACCCCGCCAAGGTCATGGCGCGCCTCGCCCACAGGCTGCAGGCGCGCGACATTCTGCTTTTGCACGACGGCAATGCCGCGCGCACTCCTGAAGGAACCCCCGTGTTGTTGGACGTATTGCCCTTCCTGCTTGAACGCCTGCGCGCCGATGGCCTTAGCGCCGTGACCTTGCCCGAGGGCCTGAAGCCATGA
- a CDS encoding MMPL family transporter, which produces MIARDAGGGPPSWQRRAVVLLAWLLVLLAGALQIARTQFSADLSAFLPKSPDVRQQVLIEQLQSGVASRTLLLGIEGGASVEQRAEVSRAVAKAMRESRLFDLIQNGDTGDWSEAGTWVFDHRYQLSPGVRPEQFTVDGLRDAINETLSMLGTPAGNVIKPLLDRDPTGETQRIAVDLAPASAPRSENGVWMSRTAPRALMIATTRAAGSDLDAQAVAIARVHAAFDTATRDMGEAKPKLLLSGPPVFSVLSRDKIKTEAIHLAIVGGIVMGGLLLLAFASPRALVIAFLPVATGVVVGTAAVSVVFGSVHGMTLGFGSTLIGETVDYAIYYLIQARGAAVAGTGWARWREVHWPTVRIGLLTSVCGFAALVFSGFPGLAQLGVFSIAGLVAAALATRYALPMLAPDGATGMGMRKYMAHAAGALVRGLPHLRWVFAGLGVAALAMVLWQGGHLWRADLGAMSPVPKSAQQLDEMLRADIGTGDGSTLVVVYGADEEAALRNTEAATARLEALVDKGELGGFEAVTRVLPSAATQAARLASLPDAQTLRTRLAEATQGSPLPAARLGPFLAEVEAARKLAPVRRADLSTGPLGSVVNTLMYQRPGGGWSTLVVLHPGPKFDAGRLEAALAGAPEVQVVDVGRELAGLYQRYLHEAFVQVLLGALAVVVLLGIYLRSGKRLLAVCQPLVVAVVLTLGGMAVLQVPLGILHLVGLLLIVAVGSNYALFFDQLRMAGRADEDTLASLMLANLTTVVSFGLIAISDIPALSSIGRVVAPGALLALLLSAAFARRVAPPPVRGHG; this is translated from the coding sequence GTGATCGCACGCGACGCCGGGGGAGGGCCGCCGAGCTGGCAGCGCCGGGCGGTGGTGCTGCTCGCGTGGCTGCTGGTGCTGCTCGCCGGCGCGCTGCAGATTGCGCGCACGCAGTTCAGCGCCGACCTTTCGGCTTTCCTGCCCAAGAGCCCCGACGTGCGGCAGCAGGTGCTCATCGAGCAGCTGCAAAGCGGCGTCGCCTCGCGCACGCTCTTGCTCGGCATCGAGGGCGGTGCCAGCGTGGAGCAGCGCGCCGAGGTGTCCCGAGCGGTGGCCAAGGCCATGCGCGAGAGCCGGCTGTTCGACCTGATCCAGAACGGCGACACCGGTGACTGGTCCGAGGCCGGCACCTGGGTCTTCGACCATCGCTACCAGCTCTCGCCGGGCGTCAGGCCAGAGCAATTCACGGTCGACGGTTTGCGCGACGCGATCAACGAAACGCTGTCGATGCTGGGCACGCCGGCTGGCAACGTGATCAAGCCGTTGCTCGACCGCGACCCGACCGGAGAGACGCAACGCATTGCCGTCGACCTGGCGCCGGCCAGCGCGCCGCGCAGCGAGAACGGCGTGTGGATGTCGCGCACCGCGCCGCGCGCGCTCATGATCGCCACCACGCGCGCCGCGGGCAGCGACCTCGACGCACAGGCCGTGGCCATCGCGCGCGTGCACGCGGCCTTCGACACCGCAACGCGCGACATGGGCGAGGCCAAGCCGAAGCTGCTCCTCAGCGGACCGCCCGTGTTCTCGGTGCTGAGCCGCGACAAGATCAAGACCGAAGCCATTCACCTTGCGATCGTGGGCGGCATCGTGATGGGCGGCTTGCTGCTGCTGGCCTTTGCGTCGCCGCGCGCGCTGGTCATCGCGTTCCTGCCGGTGGCCACCGGCGTGGTGGTGGGAACCGCGGCGGTGAGCGTGGTGTTCGGCTCGGTGCATGGCATGACGCTCGGCTTCGGCAGCACGCTGATCGGGGAGACCGTCGACTACGCCATCTATTACCTGATCCAGGCGCGGGGCGCGGCCGTGGCCGGCACCGGATGGGCGCGCTGGCGCGAGGTTCATTGGCCGACCGTGCGGATCGGACTGCTGACCTCGGTGTGCGGCTTCGCGGCGCTGGTGTTCTCGGGCTTTCCGGGGCTCGCGCAACTCGGTGTGTTCTCCATTGCGGGGCTCGTGGCCGCGGCGCTCGCCACGCGCTACGCGCTGCCGATGCTCGCGCCCGATGGCGCCACCGGCATGGGCATGCGCAAGTACATGGCGCACGCCGCCGGCGCGCTGGTTCGCGGACTGCCGCATCTGCGCTGGGTTTTCGCCGGCCTCGGCGTGGCTGCGCTGGCGATGGTTCTCTGGCAGGGCGGCCATCTCTGGCGCGCCGACCTCGGTGCGATGAGCCCGGTGCCCAAGTCGGCACAACAGCTCGACGAGATGCTGCGCGCCGACATCGGCACCGGCGACGGCAGCACGCTGGTGGTGGTCTACGGTGCCGACGAGGAAGCCGCGCTGCGCAACACCGAGGCGGCCACCGCGCGGCTCGAAGCGCTGGTCGACAAAGGCGAACTCGGCGGTTTCGAAGCCGTGACGCGCGTGCTGCCCAGCGCGGCGACCCAGGCCGCACGGCTTGCCAGCCTGCCTGACGCGCAAACGCTGCGCACTCGGCTGGCCGAGGCCACCCAGGGGTCGCCGCTGCCCGCCGCGCGTCTGGGCCCCTTCCTGGCTGAAGTCGAGGCCGCGCGCAAGCTCGCACCCGTGCGGCGCGCCGACCTCAGCACCGGCCCGCTCGGTTCGGTCGTCAACACGCTCATGTACCAGCGCCCGGGCGGCGGTTGGTCGACGCTGGTGGTTCTGCACCCGGGTCCGAAGTTCGATGCGGGGCGGCTCGAGGCGGCGCTCGCGGGCGCACCCGAAGTGCAAGTGGTCGATGTGGGCCGCGAGCTGGCCGGGCTCTATCAGCGCTACCTGCACGAGGCCTTCGTGCAGGTGCTGCTCGGCGCATTGGCGGTGGTGGTGCTGCTCGGTATCTACCTGCGTTCGGGCAAGCGTTTGCTCGCGGTGTGCCAACCGTTGGTGGTCGCGGTGGTGCTCACGCTTGGCGGCATGGCCGTGCTTCAGGTGCCGCTGGGCATCCTGCATCTGGTCGGGCTGCTGCTGATCGTGGCGGTAGGTTCCAACTACGCGCTGTTCTTCGACCAGCTGCGCATGGCCGGGCGCGCCGACGAGGACACGCTGGCGTCGCTGATGCTGGCCAACCTGACCACGGTGGTGTCTTTCGGGCTGATCGCGATTTCGGACATTCCAGCGCTGTCGTCGATCGGCCGCGTGGTCGCGCCGGGGGCCTTGCTGGCGCTGCTGCTCTCGGCTGCGTTCGCGCGCCGGGTGGCGCCGCCGCCCGTGCGCGGCCACGGCTGA
- a CDS encoding LolA-related protein: MISGSKIRFDRLCRSLLLALACGAAPVWAFDLSELMGLLSKQKSGEARFTEQRFVHGLEGPLDARGTLSFEAPDKLVRRTLSPRVETMAVEGNTLTLSRGGRNRTLTLDSMPELLGLVEAMRGTLTGDGTTLQRYFRSTVGGSAGNWTLDLAPIDSRLAAQMRSIRITGRASEVLGLEMEFVGGDRSVMSITPERPGAASNAPTAPSGAAGRTTP; this comes from the coding sequence ATGATTTCTGGCTCGAAGATTCGGTTTGATCGGCTTTGCAGGAGCCTGCTGCTGGCACTGGCCTGTGGCGCCGCGCCGGTGTGGGCGTTCGACCTCTCCGAGTTGATGGGTCTGCTGTCCAAGCAAAAGAGCGGCGAGGCCCGCTTCACCGAGCAACGCTTCGTACACGGCCTGGAAGGCCCGCTCGACGCCCGCGGCACGCTGAGCTTCGAAGCGCCCGACAAGCTGGTGCGGCGGACTCTGTCGCCGCGCGTCGAGACCATGGCGGTCGAAGGCAACACGCTCACGCTCTCGCGCGGCGGCCGCAACCGCACCCTGACGCTCGACAGCATGCCCGAGCTGCTCGGGCTGGTCGAAGCCATGCGCGGCACGCTGACCGGCGACGGCACCACGCTGCAGCGCTATTTCCGCAGCACGGTGGGCGGATCGGCCGGCAACTGGACGCTCGACCTTGCGCCCATCGACAGCCGCCTTGCGGCGCAGATGCGCAGCATCCGCATCACGGGGCGCGCCAGCGAAGTGCTGGGCCTTGAAATGGAGTTCGTCGGCGGTGACCGCTCGGTGATGAGCATCACGCCCGAGCGCCCGGGCGCTGCGTCCAACGCTCCCACTGCGCCATCGGGCGCTGCCGGGCGCACCACGCCGTGA
- a CDS encoding acyl-CoA synthetase, which yields MKHTDVETQAVKEAAQTGQRGDWARAPERSNMLALRFICLMALVCGRHVTRLLLPPISLYFLLFAPAPRRHIKRYLFRAIGPHAKWIDGYRLLHAFASTVLDRVYFLRGRMDLFDVKVEGNLPLEAEALEGRGAFLLGAHFGSFEALGACKQHSQHKHSLRLAMLMYPDNAQRITAILNAISLPEARPHVIALGRPHSMLALRDWLDGGGLGGLLADRTLPGSEDQPAQQRGSNIVLPFLGQPASFNDGPFRLAALLRRKVFFMAGVYSGGARYDVRFDLLADFSERASDPAERERRIRAAVEAYVARLEALCRAHPYNWFNFHDFWLEDSV from the coding sequence ATGAAGCACACCGACGTCGAGACGCAGGCCGTGAAAGAGGCCGCGCAGACGGGGCAGCGCGGCGACTGGGCGCGCGCGCCGGAGCGCAGCAACATGCTGGCCTTGCGCTTCATCTGCCTGATGGCCCTGGTATGCGGGCGCCACGTCACGCGCCTGCTGCTGCCCCCCATCAGCCTGTACTTCCTGCTGTTCGCGCCCGCGCCGCGCCGCCACATCAAGCGCTACCTGTTCAGGGCCATCGGCCCGCACGCCAAGTGGATCGACGGCTATCGCCTGCTGCACGCCTTTGCGTCGACGGTGCTCGACCGCGTGTACTTCCTGCGCGGGCGCATGGACCTGTTCGACGTGAAGGTCGAGGGCAACCTGCCTCTCGAAGCCGAGGCCTTGGAGGGGCGCGGCGCCTTCCTGCTCGGCGCCCACTTCGGCAGCTTCGAGGCGCTGGGCGCGTGCAAGCAACACAGCCAGCACAAGCACAGCCTGCGCCTGGCGATGCTGATGTACCCCGACAACGCGCAGCGCATCACGGCCATTCTCAATGCCATCAGCCTGCCCGAAGCGCGGCCCCACGTGATCGCGCTGGGCCGGCCCCATTCGATGCTCGCGCTGCGCGACTGGCTCGACGGCGGCGGCCTCGGCGGCCTGCTCGCCGACCGCACCTTGCCGGGCAGCGAGGACCAGCCCGCGCAGCAGCGCGGCAGCAACATCGTGCTGCCTTTCCTGGGCCAGCCCGCAAGTTTCAACGACGGCCCGTTCCGGCTCGCGGCGCTGCTGCGGCGCAAGGTGTTCTTCATGGCCGGGGTCTACAGCGGCGGTGCGCGCTACGATGTCCGGTTCGACCTGCTGGCCGACTTCAGCGAGCGGGCATCCGACCCCGCCGAGCGGGAACGCCGCATCCGCGCGGCCGTCGAAGCCTATGTGGCACGCCTGGAAGCGCTGTGCCGCGCCCACCCGTACAACTGGTTCAACTTTCATGATTTCTGGCTCGAAGATTCGGTTTGA
- a CDS encoding AMP-binding protein: MTAETRLLPLIADRDLDAPLAWRAGMPVSTHQFLADVARFAPVLPAEGKAVNLCVDRYAFAVSLAAALVRGHASLLPPDARPDTLARLLDDGSPGLFALTDDAALATPGMPRVLIEDRSSPEGGAGLDVPAVDGGMHAVSLLTSGSTGVPQPHAKRWDTLVGDVAVAVERLSSLLGRPSLAGLTLVATVPVQHSYGLESSVLLAMLGGASFESGRPFFPADVAKTLASVPRPRALVTTPFHLKTLLLSGIELPPVDLILSATAPLSPQLAAQAEQSLGGVLIEIYGSTESGQVATRRTTQSDVWENFGQIRVHAEPGDGDGPERFIFSGDFVPEPTPMADVLELLDARRFRLFGRANDLIHVAGRRSSLAHLNYHLNSIAGVEDGAFWLPDEVADGVVRPVAFVVAPTLSAGEIVAALRQRLEPVFVPRRVVQVKAFPREGTGKLTVRALREFALAQLAEDGTPVQLAHAVPADHPAFAGHFPGQPLLPGALLLAEVMEAVQRVPALVARLGAHPTLAAAKFLAPVRPGSVLSIELQPEPGAGRGVRFDVRCDGVVAVTGRWAAVQESA, encoded by the coding sequence GTGACTGCTGAAACCCGCCTGCTGCCGCTGATCGCCGATCGGGACCTCGACGCACCCCTGGCCTGGCGCGCCGGCATGCCGGTGAGCACGCACCAGTTCCTCGCCGACGTGGCCCGCTTCGCCCCGGTGCTGCCGGCGGAGGGGAAAGCCGTCAATCTGTGCGTCGACCGCTATGCCTTCGCGGTCAGCCTGGCCGCCGCGCTGGTGCGCGGCCACGCGAGCCTGCTGCCGCCCGACGCACGGCCCGACACGCTCGCGCGCCTGCTCGACGACGGGAGCCCCGGCCTGTTTGCGCTGACCGACGACGCCGCGCTGGCCACTCCGGGCATGCCGCGCGTGCTGATCGAAGACCGCTCCAGCCCCGAAGGCGGCGCCGGCCTCGATGTGCCGGCGGTTGACGGCGGCATGCACGCGGTGAGCTTGCTGACTTCCGGCTCGACCGGCGTGCCCCAGCCGCACGCCAAGCGGTGGGACACGCTGGTCGGCGACGTCGCGGTGGCGGTGGAGCGGCTCTCCAGCCTGCTCGGCCGGCCCTCGCTGGCGGGCCTGACGCTGGTCGCGACCGTGCCGGTGCAGCACAGCTACGGACTCGAATCGTCGGTGCTGCTGGCCATGCTGGGCGGCGCCTCGTTCGAAAGCGGGCGGCCGTTCTTTCCGGCCGACGTCGCGAAGACGCTGGCTTCGGTGCCGCGCCCGCGCGCGCTGGTCACCACCCCTTTTCACCTGAAGACGCTGCTGCTCTCGGGCATCGAGTTGCCGCCGGTCGATCTGATTCTTTCGGCCACCGCGCCGCTGTCGCCGCAGCTCGCGGCCCAGGCCGAACAGTCGCTCGGTGGCGTGCTGATCGAAATCTACGGCAGCACCGAGTCGGGCCAGGTTGCCACCCGGCGCACCACGCAGAGCGATGTCTGGGAAAACTTCGGCCAGATCCGCGTGCACGCTGAACCCGGCGACGGCGATGGCCCCGAGCGCTTCATCTTCAGCGGCGACTTCGTGCCCGAGCCCACGCCGATGGCCGACGTGCTCGAACTGCTCGACGCGCGCCGCTTCCGGCTGTTCGGCCGGGCCAACGACCTGATTCATGTCGCGGGCCGGCGCAGTTCGCTCGCGCACCTGAACTATCACCTCAACAGCATCGCGGGCGTCGAGGACGGCGCGTTCTGGCTCCCCGACGAAGTGGCCGACGGCGTGGTTCGCCCCGTGGCCTTCGTGGTGGCACCCACGCTTTCGGCCGGCGAAATCGTCGCCGCGCTGCGGCAGCGGCTGGAGCCGGTGTTCGTCCCGCGGCGCGTGGTGCAGGTCAAGGCTTTTCCGCGCGAAGGTACCGGCAAGCTCACGGTGCGGGCGCTGCGCGAATTCGCGCTCGCGCAGCTCGCGGAAGACGGCACGCCGGTGCAACTGGCCCATGCGGTGCCCGCCGATCATCCGGCGTTCGCCGGCCACTTCCCGGGCCAGCCGCTGCTGCCTGGGGCGCTGCTCCTCGCCGAGGTCATGGAAGCCGTGCAGCGCGTACCGGCGCTGGTCGCGCGCCTGGGCGCCCATCCGACGCTCGCGGCGGCCAAGTTCCTGGCCCCCGTGCGCCCCGGCAGCGTGCTTTCCATCGAACTGCAACCCGAGCCTGGCGCAGGGCGCGGCGTGCGTTTCGACGTGCGCTGCGATGGCGTGGTGGCTGTCACCGGCCGCTGGGCCGCGGTGCAAGAGTCCGCGTGA